CTACTCCATTGCTGTTCATGAATGTCCAGACATGAGTGTGTTATCAtcatgatgtcagtgtgaatACCAATGCTGACGGGCATTTGCAATACAGGGCCATGCGAAATCCTTGCTTGAGTTTAATAGATTCGAGTGAATTTGTTGTTATTCACTTTGTATGTAATGTAGAGATGCAGATGATTTGCCCTGTGTTTGGTCTGAATGCCGCATAACTGTGCATTTCTGATGTATTAAAAAGGTATCCTTCCAGTTCTGATCCAAAGCACCAAGAGTTAATGTCATAATCTCACAAAATCTTATTTCTATGTACTTACAGAGGGCCTCAGCGATGTCATACTGTACCATCAACCCGAtgacaaaaagaagaacagaggcTTCTGCTTCCTGGAGTATGAAGACCACAAAACAGCTGCTCAGGCTCGTCGTCGGCTAATGAGTGGCAAGGTGAAGGTTTGGGGCAACGTTGTGACAGTGGAGTGGGCCGATCCCATTGAAGATCCAGACCCAGAGGTCATGGCCAAGGTGAGCTTTTACACTCTTGGGCTGCAAATAATGAATGTTTCATTGTTCAGTAATCTATTGATTGCTTTCTTAATTAgtttttttggtcatttaaaaagctgaaaaatgttAATCTGTGTTTCCCAAAGATGACGTCCttagatgtcttgttttgttcgcAACACAAAGATACTAATTTAAttgtcagaggaggaaggaaactacaaaaaatatttgcatttaacaagctgaaaacacttcagacttttattatttttaaatcaccCAAACCAATTAATGGAGTATTCAAACATTTGCTCATTAATAATGATGAAGACGTACTTTTTCATAGTCTTATAATGTCACTTGGCACTTCGTTAAACAatgtaaatgacacattttcatatctAATGATAAAAATAACCGGCTTTGTCGGCTTCTGAGCATGAAAATGATTTGCAGCtcaatcaaaaatcaatttgTAGCTCTAATCTGTTTCtatgtctgtttgttctgcaggTGAAGGTTTTATTTGTTAGAAACCTTGCCAATGGTGTTACAGAGGAGATTCTGGAGACATCTTTTAGTCAGTTTGGAAAACTGGAACGAGTTAAGAAGCTCAAAGACTATGCTTTCATTCACTTTGAAGAGAGGGATGGTGCAGTGaaggtatttctttttttcctcattgagACATTAATTCTGTGAGTCTCTTTCTGCGACATTTTTATTGACTTGTCACTGTGGTTTCGTTGCTCTAAATAGGAAATTGTTGATATTTGCGGAAATGTTAATGGTGTATCTGTACTTCTGTCAGGCATTGGAAGAAATGAATGggaaggagctggagggagAGCCTATTGAGATTGTCTTTGCCAAACCACCAGATCAGAAAAGGAAAGAGCGCAAAGcccagagacaagcagccaaaacacaaatgtaagcAACATCTCAGCAGATTTTCTCATTGGAAAGTATTGCTGGTTCTAATTATAAGCCAAAAGCAAATCCCATCCTCTGAAACTGGTCATCATTTTGTCCCCATCTGTCTTCATCAGGTATGATGATTATTACTActatcctccacctcctcacatGCCACCTCCTGCCAGAGGCCGGGGCAGAGGTGGCAACCGGGGTGGCTATTCATACCCCCCTGACTACTATGGTTATGAGGACTACTATGACTACTATGGCTATGACTATCACAACTACCGTGGAGGATACGATGACCCGTACTATGGCTATGACGACTTCCAGGCCCCGGGACGAGGGCGGGGTGGCAACAGGGGCACCAGGGGCGGAGCCTCTCCAGCCAGGGGACGTGGTGGCGCCGGGGCACCCAGGGGCAGAGCCAACTTCTCCCAGCGTGGTGGACTAGGACCAGGCCGTGGCGGGCGGGGAGCAAGAGGAGGCGTGCAGCCAAGAGGGCGAGGAGGGGTACGTGGTGCTCGGGGTGGCCGCGGTG
This region of Acanthopagrus latus isolate v.2019 chromosome 22, fAcaLat1.1, whole genome shotgun sequence genomic DNA includes:
- the LOC119012185 gene encoding heterogeneous nuclear ribonucleoprotein Q-like isoform X4, which codes for MMSGDMATDHVNGNGTEEPMDTTAEVTRSEHFPALLEAGLPQNVAEKLDELYVAGLVAHSDLDERAIEALKEFNEEGALQVLVQFKESDLSHVQNKSAFLCGVMKTYRQREKQGTKVSDSTKGPDEAKIKELLDRTNYTLDVTTGQRKYGGPPPESVYSGAQPNVGTEIFVGKIPRDLFEDELVPLFEKAGPIWDLRLMMDPLSGLNRGYAFVTFCTKEAAQEAVKLCNNHEIRPGKHIGVCISVANNRLFVGSIPKSKTKEQIVEEFGKVTEGLSDVILYHQPDDKKKNRGFCFLEYEDHKTAAQARRRLMSGKVKVWGNVVTVEWADPIEDPDPEVMAKVKVLFVRNLANGVTEEILETSFSQFGKLERVKKLKDYAFIHFEERDGAVKALEEMNGKELEGEPIEIVFAKPPDQKRKERKAQRQAAKTQMYDDYYYYPPPPHMPPPARGRGRGGNRGGYSYPPDYYGYEDYYDYYGYDYHNYRGGYDDPYYGYDDFQAPGRGRGGNRGTRGGASPARGRGGAGAPRGRANFSQRGGLGPGRGGRGARGGVQPRGRGGQGKGVEAGPDVSL
- the LOC119012185 gene encoding heterogeneous nuclear ribonucleoprotein Q-like isoform X5, whose amino-acid sequence is MMSGDMATDHVNGNGTEEPMDTTAEVTRSEHFPALLEAGLPQNVAEKLDELYVAGLVAHSDLDERAIEALKEFNEEGALQVLVQFKESDLSHVQNKSAFLCGVMKTYRQREKQGTKVSDSTKGPDEAKIKELLDRTNYTLDVTTGQRKYGGPPPESVYSGAQPNVGTEIFVGKIPRDLFEDELVPLFEKAGPIWDLRLMMDPLSGLNRGYAFVTFCTKEAAQEAVKLCNNHEIRPGKHIGVCISVANNRLFVGSIPKSKTKEQIVEEFGKVTEGLSDVILYHQPDDKKKNRGFCFLEYEDHKTAAQARRRLMSGKVKVWGNVVTVEWADPIEDPDPEVMAKVKVLFVRNLANGVTEEILETSFSQFGKLERVKKLKDYAFIHFEERDGAVKALEEMNGKELEGEPIEIVFAKPPDQKRKERKAQRQAAKTQMYDDYYYYPPPPHMPPPARGRGRGGNRGGYSYPPDYYGYEDYYDYYGYDYHNYRGGYDDPYYGYDDFQAPGRGRGGNRGTRGGASPARGRGGAGAPRGRANFSQRGGLGPGRGGRGARGGVQPRGRGGGKGVEAGPDVSL